GGTGGGACCAAGCCACCGCGCCTACGGATAACTTACAGCGTCATCCATATCCGGGCTTAACGCACCCATCACCACTCGATATTCGGCGTCATCTCGTGCTTCTTGGTCGCGGATAGCGAGCAGGAGATATAGAGCTGGCCGACGGGCGGGAAGGTATCGGGGCGTTCGCACTCATAGGTGCCGCCACCGATGCACAATTCGTCGCCTTGAATGGCGGAGAACTGGGTCTCGGTGATGTAGCCCTTGGAGAACATGTGGGCGGCGATGTCCTGGGTGCCACCTTCGGCATAGGGCATGCCTCCGGGGTTGTACCCATAGAGATTCTGGTACGAGCGGACGGAGGTCTGCACGTTGCGGATGTTCATGATGCAGCCGGTGCGGTCGGCACCATTTTTCCAGGCGCGGGCACCGAGGAACAAGACGGAGGTCAGGGCGAGGAGTACGGCGATCACTACGGTGAGTTCCAGTAGCGTCATGCCATTCCGTGCCGAAGACCGCTGGGGGGATGCGGATTTCATAGCGGGGGGATGTGTGAAACTTACCACGGAATGCACCCCGCAACATCACGTGATCGCGGAAGACGGTCTTTCCGTAGAAAGACGTTCGTGAGAATGCCGGAGCCGAGGGTGCAGTCCGCTTCACCGGTGGCTTCCGCGGTGTCACCACCGCGCCTGCGGATGCCAAGGTGAGCCCGCCGCGGTTGTCCGTGCTTTCCGCGTAGGCGCACTGGTGACAGTGCGGAGTGGTCCCT
The genomic region above belongs to Luteolibacter arcticus and contains:
- a CDS encoding type II secretion system protein yields the protein MKSASPQRSSARNGMTLLELTVVIAVLLALTSVLFLGARAWKNGADRTGCIMNIRNVQTSVRSYQNLYGYNPGGMPYAEGGTQDIAAHMFSKGYITETQFSAIQGDELCIGGGTYECERPDTFPPVGQLYISCSLSATKKHEMTPNIEW